The following proteins come from a genomic window of Halictus rubicundus isolate RS-2024b chromosome 8, iyHalRubi1_principal, whole genome shotgun sequence:
- the Sym gene encoding symplekin scaffold protein isoform X2, whose translation MDPRLHRRSESEKGPGDLIVEWLNEASLSPAEDVKVSNLCKVQEILINKEPQLLPLYLDEALQFSLDRNAEVRKTVTGFIEEAGVKQPEVIPRVVQILLRLVSDDSSAVAKRALRASGRILRSALKWISVATTVTPEMEVAWGQLSALKIQIINMIDSDNDGIRTQAVKFLEGVVLIQTYPDPDSPKKPDDFSLEDIPLTLKIARRRKLEEEANDVMDLLIKFHGSPHVSSVNLMTCMGSLAFIAKTRPQFMPGVIQALQRLQNDLPPTLSDSQVTSVQKQLKLTLLGLMKHPASIEFAPTIAKQLTQLGAKEQEIIKSYPKPEDIRRMKKRQQEAAAASAAKRVKVETPLIPDEPEVVPTPVPPPKLPELLELSESFISDRLSVEIATDLVMNSMAWVPDTMTTIFQREYQPTSTTDISIQRQTIAKLLAVQIKQVKAKKKKEAKDEDAVMEDLIKNPTISVAEAKRERKREKDREKEKEAKASLEAHEKSLAKARNRLKALKLSEVTKPLSKEVKEKMLLMAVNRILSSEKTAVFSGVAAIRSKILTTLAATFNPYIKEAVLRYITDDMRNRLDLALGWLYEEYALLQGFQRRTTLCSKPQEAPHQAYNFLLCTLVSAIDLVQGKDRDTLLNRLYLEAPLITEDAVEALKMVSSDETRGLAPLQLLKEMVIRRPTKQLVFLNVLLCHTGHENNTIREAAIQLVCELYSRPELSKLIEEYAVLYLGFLRLHTPPEIVFGQDRGRPQVETLWTESTTRACLGLYLALLSEHQDLIHELARVYTSMSADVKRMVLRLVEGPVRSLGMGSPQLLALVENCPKGAETLVTRIIHILTEKSAPSAELVSRVRELYQTRVSDVRFLIPVLNGLTKKEVIGALPKLIKLNPFVVKEVFNRLLGTHNNDSGVPHTSPITPAELLIALHNIDPSKAELKTIIKATSLCFAEKQVYTQETVAVVMQHLMEMTPLPTLLMRTVIQSLALYPRLSGFVMNILQRLILKQVWKQPKVWEGFVKCCERTQPQSFAVILQLPPTQLAEALKMASNLRAPLLAHVEAFAENQKAHIPQSIMDVIQGKSPCDMHDEFDIAPPGDYPIEQKPESMETDVSEPAPPGLD comes from the exons ATGGATCCTCGATTACATAGACGATCGGAGTCGGAAAAGGGACCGGGTGATTTG ATAGTCGAATGGTTAAACGAGGCCTCCTTGAGTCCAGCGGAAGATGTGAAAGTCTCAAATTTATGCAAGGTCCAAGAAATCTTAATAAACAAGGAACCGCAGTTGCTTCCGTTATACTTGGACGAGGCCTTGCAATTCTCTTTAGATAGAAATGCAGAAGTTAGAAAAACAGTGACAGGCTTCATAGAAGAAGCAGG GGTAAAGCAACCAGAAGTAATTCCACGTGTAGTTCAAATACTTTTAAGGCTAGTTTCTGACGATTCGTCGGCTGTGGCTAAAAGAGCTCTGAGAGCCAGTGGTAGAATACTGAGATCGGCATTGAAATGGATATCTGTTGCCACTACAGTTACTCCAGAAATGGAAGTAGCTTGGGGTCAACTCAGTGCTcttaaaatacaaattataaatatgATAGATAGTGACAACGATGG taTTAGAACACAAGCTGTCAAGTTTCTCGAGGGTGTTGTTTTAATACAAACATACCCAGATCCAGATTCCCCGAAGAAGCCAGACGACTTTTCTTTAGAAGATATTCCATTAACTTTAAAGATAGCCCGTAGACGAAAGCTAGAAGAGGAAGCTAACGACGTGATGGATTTGTTGATTAAATTTCACGGATCTCCTCACGTTAGCAGCGTTAATTTAATGACGTGTATGGGCTCTTTGGCATTCATTGCTAAAACAAGGCCCCAGTTTATGCCCGGAGTAATACAAG CTCTGCAAAGACTGCAAAACGACTTACCTCCAACATTATCGGATTCTCAAGTAACTAGTGTACAGAAGCAACTAAAATTAACTTTATTAGGTCTAATGAAGCACCCTGCTAGTATAGAATTCGCGCCTACTATAGCTAAACAATTGACTCAATTGGGAGCGAAAGAACAAGAAATAATCAAGTCTTATCCGAAACCGGAGGACATCCGGCGCATGAAGAAGCGACAACAA GAAGCGGCTGCTGCTTCTGCTGCGAAACGCGTTAAAGTTGAAACTCCCTTAATACCGGATGAACCGGAAGTTGTTCCCACCCCTGTACCACCACCGAAATTACCGGAGTTATTAGAGCTTTCAGAGAGTTTTATTTCTGACAGATTAAGTGTAGAGATCGCTACAGATTTAGTAATGAATAGCATG GCCTGGGTACCAGACACGATGACAACGATCTTCCAAAGAGAATATCAGCCAACCTCGACAACCGACATCAGCATTCAGCGGCAAACAATCGCTAAGTTGTTAGCCGTGCAGATCAAGCAAGTGAAagcgaaaaagaagaaagaagctAAGGACGAAGATGCGGTTATGGAGGATCTGATAAAGAATCCCACTATCAGCGTAGCAGAGGCGAAGCGTGAAAGAAAGCGTGAAAAAGaccgggagaaagagaaagaagcaAAAGCTTCTCTGGAGGCTCACGAAAAGTCGCTGGCTAAAGCGAGAAACCGTCTAAAAGCTTTGAAGTTGTCCGAAGTCACGAAACCATTATCGAAAGAAGTGAAAGAGAAAATGTTACTAATGGCGGTTAACAGGATCCTCTCGTCCGAGAAAACAGCCGTATTCAGTGGCGTTGCAGCCATACG GTCCAAGATTTTAACAACTTTAGCCGCAACGTTTAATCCCTACATTAAGGAGGCTGTGCTACGGTACATCACTGACGACATGAGAAATCGTTTAGATTTAGCTTTAGGCTGGTTGTACGAAGAGTATGCATTACTTCAAGGTTTCCAAAGAAGGACCACACTATGCTCGAAGCCTCAAGAAGCGCCGCATCAGGCGTACAACTTCCTGTTGTGCACTTTAGTGTCGGCGATTGATCTAGTTCAAGGGAAAGATCGGGATACGTTGTTAAATAG GCTATATCTGGAAGCTCCCCTAATTACGGAAGATGCCGTGGAGGCCTTAAAAATGGTGTCCTCCGATGAGACCAGAGGACTGGCGCCGTTGCAGTTGCTGAAGGAAATGGTTATCCGTAGACCTACGAAGCAATTAGTCTTTTTGAATGTTCTATTGTGCCATACTGGACACGAGAACAACACT ATAAGGGAAGCTGCGATACAATTAGTCTGCGAGCTATATAGCCGTCCTGAGTTGAGCAAACTTATAGAGGAGTATGCAGTTCTTTATTTGGGTTTCTTACGACTTCACACCCCACCGGAAATAGTGTTTGGACAGGATCGAGGTAGACCTCAAGTAGAAACACTTTGGACAGAGTCGACTACAAGAGCGTGTCTGGGATTGTATCTTGCATTGCTGAGCGAGCATCAAGATTTGATCCACGA GTTGGCGAGAGTTTACACTTCGATGAGCGCAGATGTGAAGCGCATGGTTCTGCGATTAGTCGAAGGACCAGTGAGGTCTCTAGGAATGGGCAGTCCACAGCTACTGGCTTTAGTTGAGAATTGTCCGAAAGGAGCAGAGACGCTGGTTACGAGGATTATCCATATTCTTACAGAGAAGT cTGCACCGAGTGCAGAATTGGTCTCAAGGGTGAGAGAACTTTATCAGACCAGGGTCTCCGATGTCCGATTCCTGATACCGGTGTTAAACGGTTTGACAAAGAAAGAAGTTATAGGCGCCCTTCCAAAACTAATCAAATTAAATCCCTTTGTTGTCAAAGAG GTGTTCAACAGGTTACtaggaacgcataataatgaTAGTGGTGTGCCTCATACGTCCCCCATTACACCTGCTGAATTATTAATAGCCCTGCATAATATAGATCCAAGTAAAGCAgaattaaaaacaattataaaaG CAACTTCGCTCTGCTTCGCAGAGAAGCAAGTGTACACGCAGGAAACGGTGGCCGTTGTCATGCAACACTTGATGGAGATGACACCGCTACCAACATTATTAATGCGCACAGTGATACAAAGTTTAGCACTGTACCCAAGATTAAGCGGGTTCGTTATGAACATACTTCAGCGATTGATTCTCAAACAAGTTTGGAAGCAGCCCAAGGTTTGGGAAGGTTTTGTCAAGTGCTGCGAACGAACGCAACCACAAAGTTTCGCTGTCATTTTGCAGCTTCCTCCAACGCAGTTGGCCGAAGCGTTAAAGATGGCCAGTAATTTGCGCGCTCCATTGTTAGCGCACGTTGAAGCCTTTGCCGAGAACcag
- the Sym gene encoding symplekin scaffold protein isoform X1, producing MDPRLHRRSESEKGPGDLIVEWLNEASLSPAEDVKVSNLCKVQEILINKEPQLLPLYLDEALQFSLDRNAEVRKTVTGFIEEAGVKQPEVIPRVVQILLRLVSDDSSAVAKRALRASGRILRSALKWISVATTVTPEMEVAWGQLSALKIQIINMIDSDNDGIRTQAVKFLEGVVLIQTYPDPDSPKKPDDFSLEDIPLTLKIARRRKLEEEANDVMDLLIKFHGSPHVSSVNLMTCMGSLAFIAKTRPQFMPGVIQALQRLQNDLPPTLSDSQVTSVQKQLKLTLLGLMKHPASIEFAPTIAKQLTQLGAKEQEIIKSYPKPEDIRRMKKRQQEAAAASAAKRVKVETPLIPDEPEVVPTPVPPPKLPELLELSESFISDRLSVEIATDLVMNSMAWVPDTMTTIFQREYQPTSTTDISIQRQTIAKLLAVQIKQVKAKKKKEAKDEDAVMEDLIKNPTISVAEAKRERKREKDREKEKEAKASLEAHEKSLAKARNRLKALKLSEVTKPLSKEVKEKMLLMAVNRILSSEKTAVFSGVAAIRSKILTTLAATFNPYIKEAVLRYITDDMRNRLDLALGWLYEEYALLQGFQRRTTLCSKPQEAPHQAYNFLLCTLVSAIDLVQGKDRDTLLNRLYLEAPLITEDAVEALKMVSSDETRGLAPLQLLKEMVIRRPTKQLVFLNVLLCHTGHENNTIREAAIQLVCELYSRPELSKLIEEYAVLYLGFLRLHTPPEIVFGQDRGRPQVETLWTESTTRACLGLYLALLSEHQDLIHELARVYTSMSADVKRMVLRLVEGPVRSLGMGSPQLLALVENCPKGAETLVTRIIHILTEKSAPSAELVSRVRELYQTRVSDVRFLIPVLNGLTKKEVIGALPKLIKLNPFVVKEVFNRLLGTHNNDSGVPHTSPITPAELLIALHNIDPSKAELKTIIKATSLCFAEKQVYTQETVAVVMQHLMEMTPLPTLLMRTVIQSLALYPRLSGFVMNILQRLILKQVWKQPKVWEGFVKCCERTQPQSFAVILQLPPTQLAEALKMASNLRAPLLAHVEAFAENQKAHIPQSIMDVIQGKSPCDMHDEFDIYSSNFLQAPPGDYPIEQKPESMETDVSEPAPPGLD from the exons ATGGATCCTCGATTACATAGACGATCGGAGTCGGAAAAGGGACCGGGTGATTTG ATAGTCGAATGGTTAAACGAGGCCTCCTTGAGTCCAGCGGAAGATGTGAAAGTCTCAAATTTATGCAAGGTCCAAGAAATCTTAATAAACAAGGAACCGCAGTTGCTTCCGTTATACTTGGACGAGGCCTTGCAATTCTCTTTAGATAGAAATGCAGAAGTTAGAAAAACAGTGACAGGCTTCATAGAAGAAGCAGG GGTAAAGCAACCAGAAGTAATTCCACGTGTAGTTCAAATACTTTTAAGGCTAGTTTCTGACGATTCGTCGGCTGTGGCTAAAAGAGCTCTGAGAGCCAGTGGTAGAATACTGAGATCGGCATTGAAATGGATATCTGTTGCCACTACAGTTACTCCAGAAATGGAAGTAGCTTGGGGTCAACTCAGTGCTcttaaaatacaaattataaatatgATAGATAGTGACAACGATGG taTTAGAACACAAGCTGTCAAGTTTCTCGAGGGTGTTGTTTTAATACAAACATACCCAGATCCAGATTCCCCGAAGAAGCCAGACGACTTTTCTTTAGAAGATATTCCATTAACTTTAAAGATAGCCCGTAGACGAAAGCTAGAAGAGGAAGCTAACGACGTGATGGATTTGTTGATTAAATTTCACGGATCTCCTCACGTTAGCAGCGTTAATTTAATGACGTGTATGGGCTCTTTGGCATTCATTGCTAAAACAAGGCCCCAGTTTATGCCCGGAGTAATACAAG CTCTGCAAAGACTGCAAAACGACTTACCTCCAACATTATCGGATTCTCAAGTAACTAGTGTACAGAAGCAACTAAAATTAACTTTATTAGGTCTAATGAAGCACCCTGCTAGTATAGAATTCGCGCCTACTATAGCTAAACAATTGACTCAATTGGGAGCGAAAGAACAAGAAATAATCAAGTCTTATCCGAAACCGGAGGACATCCGGCGCATGAAGAAGCGACAACAA GAAGCGGCTGCTGCTTCTGCTGCGAAACGCGTTAAAGTTGAAACTCCCTTAATACCGGATGAACCGGAAGTTGTTCCCACCCCTGTACCACCACCGAAATTACCGGAGTTATTAGAGCTTTCAGAGAGTTTTATTTCTGACAGATTAAGTGTAGAGATCGCTACAGATTTAGTAATGAATAGCATG GCCTGGGTACCAGACACGATGACAACGATCTTCCAAAGAGAATATCAGCCAACCTCGACAACCGACATCAGCATTCAGCGGCAAACAATCGCTAAGTTGTTAGCCGTGCAGATCAAGCAAGTGAAagcgaaaaagaagaaagaagctAAGGACGAAGATGCGGTTATGGAGGATCTGATAAAGAATCCCACTATCAGCGTAGCAGAGGCGAAGCGTGAAAGAAAGCGTGAAAAAGaccgggagaaagagaaagaagcaAAAGCTTCTCTGGAGGCTCACGAAAAGTCGCTGGCTAAAGCGAGAAACCGTCTAAAAGCTTTGAAGTTGTCCGAAGTCACGAAACCATTATCGAAAGAAGTGAAAGAGAAAATGTTACTAATGGCGGTTAACAGGATCCTCTCGTCCGAGAAAACAGCCGTATTCAGTGGCGTTGCAGCCATACG GTCCAAGATTTTAACAACTTTAGCCGCAACGTTTAATCCCTACATTAAGGAGGCTGTGCTACGGTACATCACTGACGACATGAGAAATCGTTTAGATTTAGCTTTAGGCTGGTTGTACGAAGAGTATGCATTACTTCAAGGTTTCCAAAGAAGGACCACACTATGCTCGAAGCCTCAAGAAGCGCCGCATCAGGCGTACAACTTCCTGTTGTGCACTTTAGTGTCGGCGATTGATCTAGTTCAAGGGAAAGATCGGGATACGTTGTTAAATAG GCTATATCTGGAAGCTCCCCTAATTACGGAAGATGCCGTGGAGGCCTTAAAAATGGTGTCCTCCGATGAGACCAGAGGACTGGCGCCGTTGCAGTTGCTGAAGGAAATGGTTATCCGTAGACCTACGAAGCAATTAGTCTTTTTGAATGTTCTATTGTGCCATACTGGACACGAGAACAACACT ATAAGGGAAGCTGCGATACAATTAGTCTGCGAGCTATATAGCCGTCCTGAGTTGAGCAAACTTATAGAGGAGTATGCAGTTCTTTATTTGGGTTTCTTACGACTTCACACCCCACCGGAAATAGTGTTTGGACAGGATCGAGGTAGACCTCAAGTAGAAACACTTTGGACAGAGTCGACTACAAGAGCGTGTCTGGGATTGTATCTTGCATTGCTGAGCGAGCATCAAGATTTGATCCACGA GTTGGCGAGAGTTTACACTTCGATGAGCGCAGATGTGAAGCGCATGGTTCTGCGATTAGTCGAAGGACCAGTGAGGTCTCTAGGAATGGGCAGTCCACAGCTACTGGCTTTAGTTGAGAATTGTCCGAAAGGAGCAGAGACGCTGGTTACGAGGATTATCCATATTCTTACAGAGAAGT cTGCACCGAGTGCAGAATTGGTCTCAAGGGTGAGAGAACTTTATCAGACCAGGGTCTCCGATGTCCGATTCCTGATACCGGTGTTAAACGGTTTGACAAAGAAAGAAGTTATAGGCGCCCTTCCAAAACTAATCAAATTAAATCCCTTTGTTGTCAAAGAG GTGTTCAACAGGTTACtaggaacgcataataatgaTAGTGGTGTGCCTCATACGTCCCCCATTACACCTGCTGAATTATTAATAGCCCTGCATAATATAGATCCAAGTAAAGCAgaattaaaaacaattataaaaG CAACTTCGCTCTGCTTCGCAGAGAAGCAAGTGTACACGCAGGAAACGGTGGCCGTTGTCATGCAACACTTGATGGAGATGACACCGCTACCAACATTATTAATGCGCACAGTGATACAAAGTTTAGCACTGTACCCAAGATTAAGCGGGTTCGTTATGAACATACTTCAGCGATTGATTCTCAAACAAGTTTGGAAGCAGCCCAAGGTTTGGGAAGGTTTTGTCAAGTGCTGCGAACGAACGCAACCACAAAGTTTCGCTGTCATTTTGCAGCTTCCTCCAACGCAGTTGGCCGAAGCGTTAAAGATGGCCAGTAATTTGCGCGCTCCATTGTTAGCGCACGTTGAAGCCTTTGCCGAGAACcag